In a single window of the Natronosalvus caseinilyticus genome:
- a CDS encoding ABC transporter substrate-binding protein: MARGTNRRDVLRRTGALAALGSAGLAGCIADENGNGNGGNGGNGGNGGNGGNGGNGNGNGDGDGSQQVSDETIRIGALQPVSGDLEYYGQISLMGFYSGIAYKYDVDPVTEMTTGTHTLDPDDGPTFEFIVEDTGFVPDTAQEAAESLVLDEEVDLLFGASSSDSARRISANILDEAGIPYIAGPSADADITASSEHCHELLFRASEHTGMDARAGGRYVAQQGDVSTVAIFAAEGAFGEGVANNYTEVLENEGVEVLEPRFVEPGYSEFEGLFDEALDQGADGVVGGFTFITLPEFLPTAMAYDEIQAFGGFAELVTTQITGQTVEATLGEDFTAEDIQESGLGPFTTRYHWNQYDNEINDAFIDMHTEAYGLMPDLFSAGTFVGGSALVQAIDETGSVDGGDIADAMRGMTVTDTPKGEGAYTFQEHNNQAASAMTVAWPVPTTDDVAEYWDAAVMPGEPVETIPADEVMIPADEASCSLN, from the coding sequence ATGGCACGAGGTACCAACCGGCGGGACGTGCTCCGGCGAACGGGTGCGCTCGCCGCGCTCGGATCGGCCGGACTGGCAGGGTGTATCGCGGACGAGAACGGAAACGGCAACGGCGGGAACGGTGGCAACGGCGGTAATGGTGGAAACGGCGGGAACGGTGGCAACGGTAACGGAAACGGCGACGGCGACGGCAGCCAGCAGGTCTCCGACGAGACGATCCGCATCGGCGCCCTCCAGCCCGTCTCCGGCGACCTCGAGTACTACGGCCAGATCAGCCTCATGGGCTTTTACTCGGGCATCGCCTACAAGTACGACGTCGACCCCGTCACCGAGATGACGACGGGAACTCACACCCTCGACCCCGACGACGGGCCAACCTTCGAGTTCATCGTCGAGGACACCGGGTTCGTCCCGGACACGGCCCAGGAGGCCGCCGAAAGCCTCGTGCTGGACGAGGAGGTCGACCTCCTCTTTGGCGCCTCGAGTTCCGACTCTGCGCGCCGCATCTCGGCGAACATCCTCGACGAGGCCGGGATTCCGTACATCGCGGGACCGTCCGCTGACGCCGACATCACCGCCTCGAGCGAGCACTGCCACGAGTTGCTCTTCCGGGCGAGCGAACACACGGGGATGGACGCCCGCGCGGGCGGTCGATACGTCGCCCAGCAGGGGGACGTCTCGACGGTCGCCATCTTCGCCGCGGAGGGTGCCTTCGGCGAAGGCGTCGCGAACAACTACACCGAAGTGCTCGAGAACGAGGGCGTCGAGGTACTCGAACCGCGGTTCGTCGAACCGGGCTACAGCGAGTTCGAGGGGCTGTTCGACGAGGCCCTCGACCAGGGCGCTGACGGCGTCGTCGGCGGGTTCACTTTCATCACGCTGCCGGAGTTTCTCCCAACGGCGATGGCGTACGACGAGATCCAGGCCTTCGGCGGGTTCGCGGAACTCGTGACGACCCAGATCACGGGTCAAACCGTCGAGGCGACCCTCGGCGAGGACTTCACGGCCGAGGACATCCAGGAGTCCGGACTCGGCCCCTTCACGACCCGCTACCACTGGAACCAGTACGACAACGAGATCAACGACGCCTTCATCGATATGCACACCGAGGCCTACGGCCTGATGCCCGACCTCTTCAGCGCGGGGACGTTCGTCGGTGGCTCGGCGCTCGTCCAGGCCATCGACGAGACCGGCTCGGTCGACGGCGGCGACATCGCCGACGCGATGCGCGGCATGACGGTGACTGACACGCCGAAGGGCGAGGGCGCGTACACCTTCCAGGAGCACAACAACCAGGCGGCCTCGGCGATGACCGTCGCCTGGCCCGTCCCCACGACCGACGACGTCGCCGAGTACTGGGACGCCGCCGTGATGCCGGGCGAACCGGTCGAGACCATCCCGGCCGACGAGGTCATGATCCCGGCTGACGAGGCTAGCTGTTCGCTGAACTGA
- a CDS encoding CBS domain-containing protein has product MSSPLETISKDATVMDAAQRMRDEDISALVVLTTPRAIISSTDVLEAVAQGRNVSELQVTDVMTSDVETATPDLYMEEVAAMMTTYGIKHLPVVDGDYVGMVSSTDVTAHLSESPR; this is encoded by the coding sequence ATGTCTAGTCCGCTGGAAACGATTTCGAAGGACGCGACAGTGATGGACGCCGCCCAACGGATGCGCGACGAGGATATCAGCGCCCTCGTCGTTCTGACCACGCCGCGAGCGATCATTAGCAGCACGGACGTGCTCGAGGCAGTCGCGCAGGGGCGGAACGTTTCGGAATTGCAGGTGACCGACGTGATGACGTCCGACGTCGAGACGGCTACCCCGGATCTCTACATGGAGGAAGTCGCCGCGATGATGACGACGTACGGGATCAAGCACCTCCCGGTCGTCGACGGCGACTACGTCGGGATGGTCTCCTCGACCGACGTGACCGCTCACCTCTCCGAGTCTCCGCGTTGA
- a CDS encoding 3-oxoacyl-ACP synthase — protein MTTVGLTGYGRYLPDEVVTGEEIAAESGIPESVVVEKMGIREKRVCPPDDDHVTDMCVAAAEDALEMADCDPEDVDLVVYHGSEFKDHVVWSAAANVAERLGAENAFATESYTLCAGAPIAIRQVRAQLQVDHLETALLVAGSREEDLVDYENEQSSFMFNFGSGASAMVLEANPGSRARALVHESAALTDGSFSKDVIMPAGGSIDPASEESAAAGRHTLDVPDPDGMKERLAPVSLPNYLEVADTALERSGFARDDLEFVAVTHMKRSFHDLLFEELGLDPATDGVYLDAYGHVQSVDQILALEDGRRDGLLEEGDLVCFLAAGTGYTWAATALTWIG, from the coding sequence ATGACGACCGTCGGCCTGACCGGCTACGGCCGCTATCTCCCCGACGAGGTCGTCACCGGTGAGGAGATCGCCGCCGAAAGCGGGATCCCCGAGTCGGTCGTCGTCGAGAAGATGGGCATCCGCGAGAAGCGCGTCTGTCCACCCGACGACGACCACGTCACCGACATGTGCGTGGCCGCCGCCGAGGACGCCCTCGAGATGGCCGACTGCGATCCCGAGGACGTCGACCTCGTGGTCTACCACGGGAGCGAGTTCAAGGATCACGTCGTCTGGTCGGCCGCGGCCAACGTGGCCGAACGGCTTGGCGCGGAGAACGCCTTCGCCACCGAGAGCTACACCCTCTGTGCCGGGGCGCCGATCGCGATCCGACAGGTGCGAGCTCAGCTGCAGGTCGACCACCTCGAGACCGCCCTGCTCGTCGCCGGCAGTCGCGAGGAGGACCTGGTCGACTACGAGAACGAGCAGTCCTCGTTCATGTTCAACTTCGGCTCCGGGGCCAGCGCGATGGTCCTGGAGGCCAATCCCGGCTCCCGGGCACGGGCGCTGGTCCACGAGAGCGCGGCCCTCACAGACGGTTCGTTCTCGAAGGACGTTATAATGCCCGCTGGCGGCTCGATCGACCCCGCCAGCGAGGAGAGCGCCGCCGCGGGGCGACACACCCTCGACGTGCCCGACCCCGACGGGATGAAAGAACGGCTCGCGCCCGTCTCGCTCCCGAACTACCTCGAGGTAGCGGACACCGCCCTCGAGCGCTCCGGGTTCGCTCGCGACGATCTGGAATTCGTCGCCGTCACCCACATGAAGCGGTCGTTTCACGATCTGCTGTTCGAGGAACTGGGGCTCGATCCGGCGACCGACGGCGTCTACCTCGACGCCTACGGCCACGTCCAGAGCGTCGACCAGATCCTCGCCCTCGAGGACGGCCGACGGGACGGATTACTCGAGGAAGGCGACCTGGTCTGCTTCCTCGCCGCCGGCACGGGCTACACCTGGGCGGCGACGGCGTTGACCTGGATCGGGTGA
- the fdhF gene encoding formate dehydrogenase subunit alpha — translation MGSENEGIETICPYCGVGCGLTLQEGEEPGEVSLKPWFDAPVNEGALCIKGGASPQVVNHEDRLKTPLIREDGEFREATWEEALDLVVSELERIRDEHDPDAVGFFGSSKVMNEENYLLQKLARRYGTNNVDNCTRMCHASTVYTLRQSLGAGAMTNSMADLETHGDVYWVQGANPAEQHVIAHSNYFRRAVREGATLIQVDPHANKTSRDADIHLQLEPGTDIPLLNVVLKTILEEGLYDEDFVEERTRGFDHLEATLADFDAAAAADTCGVPLEDIQEAARIYAEADSAAIFTGMGMSQHACGVDNVQNEVNLALVTGNVGRPGTGVNPLRGQNNVQGTCDVGAMPNVLPGYQNVDDDEAREAIESVWGFEIPPEPGLTNVEVSNAIGDSVHGLYVMGENPVMSEPDALEVEKRIADLEFLVVQDIFMTDTAEFADVILPATSWAERGGTVTNTDRRVQRMRKVTDVPGNTRHDLDILCDVGTRLFGSGFDFDGPEAVFEELRAVCPIYHGMTYDRIGREGIQWPCYEPGDEGDQYLYADSFDTEDGLGVVRGVRHQAPDEVPDDEFPLVLTTARLEEHYNTGTMSTRSPTLRRKTPENFVDVHPTDAAKRGIEDGEYVVLRSRRGEIVLEANVTEDIKEGVVWTTPHFSDARANTLTNDVLDPLAKIPEYKAAAAEVEPVGEGGAPADD, via the coding sequence ATGGGTTCCGAGAACGAGGGTATCGAGACGATCTGTCCATACTGCGGCGTCGGCTGTGGACTCACCTTACAGGAAGGTGAGGAACCCGGTGAGGTGTCCCTGAAGCCGTGGTTCGACGCACCCGTGAACGAGGGCGCGCTGTGCATCAAGGGCGGGGCCTCGCCACAGGTGGTCAATCACGAGGATCGGTTGAAGACGCCGCTGATTCGTGAAGACGGCGAGTTTCGCGAAGCGACCTGGGAGGAGGCCCTGGACCTGGTCGTCTCGGAACTCGAGCGAATCCGCGACGAACACGACCCCGATGCGGTGGGCTTCTTCGGCTCCTCGAAGGTGATGAACGAGGAGAACTACCTGCTCCAGAAGCTCGCCCGGCGCTACGGGACGAACAACGTCGACAACTGCACTCGGATGTGTCACGCCTCGACCGTCTACACGCTCCGCCAGAGTCTGGGCGCCGGCGCGATGACCAACAGTATGGCCGATCTCGAGACCCACGGCGACGTCTACTGGGTTCAGGGGGCGAATCCCGCCGAACAACACGTTATCGCTCACAGCAACTACTTCCGGCGGGCCGTCCGCGAGGGGGCGACGCTGATCCAGGTCGACCCCCACGCGAACAAGACGAGCCGAGACGCCGACATCCACCTCCAGCTCGAGCCCGGAACCGACATCCCGCTGCTGAACGTCGTCCTGAAGACGATTCTCGAGGAGGGGCTGTACGACGAGGACTTCGTCGAGGAACGAACGCGAGGGTTCGATCACCTCGAGGCGACCCTCGCGGACTTCGACGCGGCGGCGGCCGCCGACACCTGCGGCGTTCCGCTCGAGGACATCCAGGAGGCCGCCAGAATCTACGCCGAGGCCGATAGCGCCGCTATCTTCACCGGCATGGGCATGAGCCAGCACGCCTGCGGCGTCGACAACGTGCAAAACGAGGTCAACCTCGCTTTGGTGACCGGCAACGTCGGGCGGCCCGGCACGGGCGTCAACCCGCTTCGCGGCCAGAACAACGTCCAGGGCACCTGCGACGTGGGCGCGATGCCGAACGTCCTGCCAGGGTACCAGAACGTCGACGACGACGAAGCCCGGGAGGCGATCGAATCGGTCTGGGGCTTCGAGATTCCGCCCGAACCGGGGCTGACGAACGTCGAAGTCTCGAACGCCATCGGCGACTCGGTCCACGGGCTGTACGTCATGGGCGAGAACCCGGTGATGAGCGAACCCGACGCCCTCGAGGTCGAAAAACGCATCGCCGACCTCGAGTTCCTCGTCGTCCAGGACATCTTCATGACCGACACGGCGGAGTTCGCGGACGTGATACTGCCCGCCACGTCGTGGGCCGAACGCGGCGGTACGGTCACCAACACCGACCGACGCGTCCAGCGAATGCGCAAAGTGACCGACGTCCCCGGAAACACCCGCCACGACCTGGACATCCTCTGTGACGTCGGCACCCGGCTCTTCGGCTCGGGGTTCGACTTCGACGGCCCCGAAGCCGTCTTCGAGGAACTACGGGCGGTGTGTCCGATCTACCACGGCATGACCTACGACCGCATCGGCCGCGAGGGCATCCAGTGGCCCTGTTACGAACCGGGCGACGAGGGCGACCAGTACCTCTACGCCGATTCGTTCGATACCGAGGACGGCCTCGGCGTCGTCCGCGGCGTTCGCCACCAGGCACCGGACGAGGTTCCGGACGACGAGTTCCCGCTGGTACTCACGACCGCGCGCCTCGAGGAACACTACAACACAGGGACGATGAGTACCCGCTCCCCGACGCTCCGCCGGAAGACCCCCGAGAACTTCGTCGACGTTCACCCCACCGACGCCGCGAAACGGGGAATCGAGGATGGGGAGTACGTCGTGCTCCGGTCCCGTCGCGGCGAGATCGTCCTCGAGGCGAACGTCACCGAGGACATCAAGGAAGGCGTCGTGTGGACCACCCCGCACTTTTCGGACGCCCGAGCGAACACGCTGACGAACGACGTGCTGGACCCGCTGGCGAAGATTCCGGAGTACAAGGCAGCCGCAGCGGAGGTCGAGCCGGTCGGCGAGGGCGGAGCGCCGGCCGACGACTGA
- a CDS encoding ABC transporter ATP-binding protein produces MVLRTTNLTKEFGGITAVDGVDFSLKAGELCSVIGPNGAGKTTFFNLLTGVLEPTQGTVEFTPSGSDGARRAADAESTATDTGSTATTSDESRQWVDITDAPPHETALLGLHRSYQITNVFPTVSVLENVRVAVQAHRGNDSWQFWRNVGAFDDHYAEAEAVLERVGLAAEADRTAQNLSHGEKRNLEIAIALAGDPDVLLLDEPTAGVSSEDVDQVTAIIEDVAVDHAVMLIEHNMDVVMGISDRIAVLNRGELIADGEPKTVRESEAVQRAYLGGYEGDDDGSEGGSDGGASQTDDGSDSPAGVVS; encoded by the coding sequence ATGGTGCTCCGGACGACCAATTTGACGAAGGAGTTCGGCGGCATCACCGCCGTCGACGGCGTCGACTTCAGCCTCAAGGCCGGCGAACTCTGCTCGGTGATCGGGCCGAACGGGGCCGGAAAGACGACGTTTTTCAACCTGTTGACGGGCGTCCTCGAGCCGACGCAGGGGACGGTCGAGTTCACGCCGAGCGGTAGCGACGGCGCTCGTCGCGCCGCCGACGCTGAATCGACTGCAACCGACACCGGGTCGACGGCAACAACCAGTGACGAGTCCAGACAGTGGGTCGACATCACCGACGCCCCGCCCCACGAGACGGCGCTACTCGGCCTGCACCGGTCCTACCAAATCACGAACGTCTTTCCGACCGTCTCGGTCCTCGAGAACGTCCGCGTGGCCGTCCAGGCCCACCGCGGCAACGACTCCTGGCAGTTCTGGCGCAACGTCGGCGCGTTCGACGACCACTACGCCGAGGCCGAGGCCGTCCTCGAGCGAGTTGGCCTCGCTGCGGAAGCCGACCGGACCGCCCAGAACCTGAGCCACGGCGAGAAGCGCAACCTCGAGATCGCCATTGCACTGGCCGGCGATCCGGACGTCCTGTTGCTCGACGAACCGACCGCGGGCGTCTCGAGCGAGGACGTCGACCAGGTGACGGCGATCATCGAGGACGTCGCCGTCGATCACGCGGTCATGCTTATCGAACACAACATGGATGTCGTCATGGGGATCAGCGACCGCATCGCGGTGCTAAATCGCGGCGAATTGATCGCCGACGGCGAACCCAAGACGGTTCGCGAGAGTGAGGCCGTTCAGCGCGCGTATCTGGGTGGTTACGAGGGCGACGATGACGGCAGCGAGGGGGGCAGCGACGGCGGAGCGTCCCAAACTGACGACGGCAGCGATTCGCCTGCGGGGGTGGTGTCGTGA
- a CDS encoding ABC transporter ATP-binding protein, giving the protein MSLLELEGVHTYYGESHILQGVDLHVEEGEVVALIGRNGVGKTTTLRTILQLTPPQEGTVRYAGEDVTDLPTHEVASRGIGWVPEERRMFGYLSVEENLRVAVGPEGDFEALRAEMFDLFPDLERFREKEARNLSGGQQQMLAIARGIVGGNDLLLVDEPSEGLAPLIVEQVVEALRDVSADTTMVLVEQNFPLAMDLADRFYLLDHGTVVESGSTENATADDEQIRRYLSA; this is encoded by the coding sequence GTGAGCCTGCTCGAACTCGAGGGCGTCCACACGTACTACGGCGAGAGCCACATCCTCCAGGGCGTAGACCTCCACGTCGAGGAAGGAGAAGTCGTGGCCCTAATCGGGCGCAACGGCGTCGGCAAGACGACGACCCTGCGGACGATCCTCCAGTTGACGCCGCCGCAAGAGGGAACGGTTCGCTACGCGGGCGAGGACGTCACCGACCTCCCGACGCACGAGGTCGCCTCTCGCGGCATCGGCTGGGTGCCCGAGGAGCGACGGATGTTCGGCTACCTCAGCGTAGAGGAGAACCTGCGGGTCGCGGTCGGCCCAGAGGGCGATTTCGAAGCACTCCGCGCGGAGATGTTCGACCTGTTCCCGGACCTCGAGCGCTTCCGCGAGAAGGAAGCCCGGAACCTGAGCGGCGGCCAACAGCAGATGCTGGCTATCGCCAGGGGCATCGTCGGTGGGAACGACCTCCTCCTGGTCGACGAGCCGAGCGAGGGACTGGCCCCGCTGATCGTCGAGCAGGTCGTCGAGGCCCTGCGCGACGTCTCCGCGGACACTACGATGGTGCTGGTCGAGCAGAACTTCCCGCTGGCGATGGACCTCGCCGACCGGTTCTACCTGCTCGATCACGGTACGGTCGTCGAGTCGGGGTCGACCGAGAACGCCACCGCCGACGACGAACAGATACGGAGGTATCTCTCGGCATGA
- a CDS encoding Zn-ribbon domain-containing OB-fold protein → MSDTLPDPLTHAEWTAALRDRRLLGQRCGACGNETAAPKAACNECGSREIETVELPTEGTVYTVTTIAVAPAAFEGGYRVAVIDLGTEGNARVTARLEADCDAEISDTVAFSDVLEVDEPVPVFG, encoded by the coding sequence ATGAGCGACACACTCCCCGACCCCCTGACCCACGCCGAGTGGACCGCGGCGCTCCGCGACCGTCGGCTCCTGGGCCAGCGCTGTGGCGCCTGTGGCAACGAGACGGCGGCGCCGAAGGCCGCCTGCAACGAGTGTGGCTCCCGCGAGATCGAGACGGTCGAACTGCCGACGGAGGGGACCGTGTACACCGTTACGACCATCGCCGTCGCCCCGGCGGCTTTCGAGGGCGGCTATCGCGTCGCGGTGATCGATCTCGGCACGGAAGGGAACGCTCGCGTGACCGCCCGTCTCGAGGCCGACTGTGACGCCGAAATCAGCGACACCGTCGCGTTCTCGGACGTACTCGAGGTCGACGAGCCGGTGCCGGTTTTCGGCTGA
- a CDS encoding branched-chain amino acid ABC transporter permease has product MVHVAVIAFFAVYPIVYGPLTAFPALDVGVGIVDPGAFFDAFLPAATFLIAMLFLGLFAMSFDFVSGYTGYLSFGHAAFYGIGAYFIVLVANGKVPGLPDSTPFMVTMLLGALLAVVFALAIGAVSFRLSGVYFAMLTLGFAQVLYQLVRNWDYVGSNPQQGPNLAGPTPEVGVPYVDSLSVALGRLAGDSFENVLGTGIDVSATMTSYYAIGIIVVLSYFAMQRIIHSPFGRVMIAIRENEERARAVGYNVFWYKMAAFAMSAFFAAIAGALFAAYRSSASPDTTFYFLVTADALIVTIIGGIGTLAGPLFGAFTFEWLEDVLSSQQGGLAPYLRGGLPESVLNADVAGVTFLDVINTVIDGRAPLYLGIVFVLFVLFVPNGLLGSIRDRLGGTVASRLPAHLERYRR; this is encoded by the coding sequence CTGGTCCACGTCGCGGTTATCGCGTTCTTCGCGGTGTACCCCATCGTCTACGGTCCGCTAACCGCGTTTCCGGCGCTGGACGTCGGCGTCGGTATCGTCGACCCAGGCGCGTTCTTCGACGCGTTCCTCCCGGCGGCGACGTTCCTGATCGCGATGCTCTTCCTCGGGCTGTTCGCGATGAGCTTCGACTTCGTCAGCGGTTACACGGGCTACCTCTCGTTCGGTCACGCCGCGTTCTACGGCATCGGAGCGTACTTCATCGTCCTCGTGGCCAACGGGAAAGTGCCGGGGCTCCCCGACAGCACGCCGTTCATGGTGACGATGCTGCTGGGGGCGCTGCTCGCCGTCGTTTTCGCGCTGGCGATCGGCGCGGTCTCGTTCCGGCTGTCGGGGGTGTACTTCGCCATGCTCACCCTCGGGTTCGCCCAGGTGCTCTACCAGCTCGTGCGCAACTGGGACTACGTCGGCTCGAACCCCCAGCAGGGACCGAACCTCGCCGGACCGACTCCCGAGGTGGGCGTCCCCTACGTCGACTCCCTCTCGGTCGCACTCGGCCGGCTCGCCGGCGATAGCTTCGAGAACGTCCTCGGAACCGGCATCGATGTCTCGGCGACGATGACTTCCTACTACGCCATCGGGATCATCGTCGTCCTCTCGTACTTCGCGATGCAGCGGATCATCCACTCCCCGTTCGGTCGCGTGATGATCGCCATCCGGGAGAACGAGGAACGCGCCCGCGCCGTCGGCTACAACGTCTTCTGGTACAAGATGGCTGCCTTCGCCATGAGCGCCTTCTTCGCCGCTATCGCCGGCGCGCTGTTCGCGGCCTACCGGAGCAGCGCCTCCCCCGACACGACGTTCTACTTCCTCGTCACGGCCGACGCGCTCATCGTGACGATCATCGGCGGCATCGGGACGCTCGCCGGGCCGCTCTTCGGCGCGTTCACCTTCGAGTGGCTCGAGGACGTGCTCTCCTCCCAACAGGGCGGACTCGCACCGTACCTCCGGGGTGGGCTCCCCGAGAGCGTCCTGAACGCGGACGTCGCCGGCGTGACGTTCCTCGACGTGATCAACACGGTGATCGACGGACGCGCGCCGCTGTACCTGGGAATCGTCTTCGTGCTGTTCGTGCTGTTCGTCCCCAACGGCCTGCTCGGGTCGATCCGCGACCGACTCGGCGGGACCGTCGCAAGCCGACTGCCGGCCCACCTCGAACGCTACCGACGATGA
- a CDS encoding branched-chain amino acid ABC transporter permease, with amino-acid sequence MIDSFGTISSFSSLPLANALFVSLLAMLEAGTGPVIVGLFEATAGIGVVGLLESSFGFEWVGAFAAVASVAPLEGLDTVARILIEGLGKASIYFIIAIGLTLVFGLMGVLNFAHGAFAMVGSYVGGVLMVLLVASSAGAAARIVFFVVVVAIVFALLTAVGATLEVGLVRPIYDRTPMYQILLTFGVGLILEEVARIVATARGIQPEPKWSGAQATIPSALDAPSEILLTLFGARIRGFYLFAIVAGAILAVVVWAFLTRTLYGLYIRAGSEDSEMVEALGIDVRRAFTIVFGLGTGLAAVGGVFLMWDPTAGPSVLLNLEVLLYAFVVVVIGGLGSFKGTVVAALVVGLADSLTTWLFTSGTVPFPGLSEVTLFTLLVIALVIRPQGLYGVEEVGGH; translated from the coding sequence ATGATCGATTCGTTCGGCACGATCAGTTCGTTCTCGTCTCTCCCTCTCGCGAACGCACTGTTCGTCTCGCTCCTGGCGATGCTCGAGGCCGGAACCGGCCCCGTCATTGTCGGACTGTTCGAGGCCACAGCTGGAATCGGCGTCGTCGGACTGCTCGAGTCCTCGTTCGGGTTCGAGTGGGTCGGAGCGTTCGCCGCTGTCGCATCTGTCGCCCCGCTCGAGGGGCTCGACACCGTCGCCCGCATCCTCATCGAGGGCCTCGGTAAGGCGTCCATCTACTTCATCATCGCCATCGGCCTCACCCTCGTCTTCGGGCTGATGGGCGTGCTCAACTTCGCTCACGGCGCGTTCGCGATGGTCGGCTCCTACGTCGGCGGCGTTCTGATGGTCCTGCTCGTCGCCTCGAGCGCCGGCGCGGCCGCCCGAATCGTCTTCTTCGTCGTCGTCGTGGCTATCGTCTTCGCGTTGTTGACAGCCGTCGGCGCCACCCTCGAGGTTGGCCTCGTTCGCCCGATTTACGACCGCACGCCGATGTACCAGATCCTGCTGACCTTCGGCGTCGGACTCATCCTCGAAGAGGTCGCCAGAATCGTCGCCACCGCTCGCGGTATCCAGCCCGAGCCGAAGTGGTCCGGAGCGCAGGCGACGATTCCGTCGGCCCTCGACGCGCCGTCGGAGATCCTGCTGACGCTCTTTGGCGCCCGTATCCGCGGATTCTACCTGTTCGCCATCGTCGCCGGCGCGATCCTGGCCGTCGTCGTCTGGGCGTTCCTGACCAGGACGCTGTACGGTCTCTACATCCGGGCCGGCAGCGAGGACTCGGAGATGGTCGAGGCCCTCGGGATCGACGTCCGTCGGGCGTTCACCATCGTCTTCGGCCTCGGGACCGGCCTGGCAGCCGTCGGCGGCGTCTTCCTCATGTGGGACCCGACCGCCGGCCCGAGCGTACTGCTCAACCTCGAGGTCCTGCTGTACGCGTTCGTGGTCGTCGTCATCGGCGGACTTGGCTCGTTCAAGGGGACGGTCGTCGCCGCCCTTGTCGTCGGGCTGGCGGACTCACTGACGACGTGGCTGTTCACCTCCGGGACCGTACCCTTCCCGGGCCTCTCCGAAGTCACGTTGTTCACGTTACTCGTGATCGCTCTCGTAATCCGCCCGCAGGGACTGTACGGCGTCGAGGAGGTGGGCGGCCATTAG
- the yqeC gene encoding selenium cofactor biosynthesis protein YqeC, giving the protein MTDSLVQALEADTGVTAVVGAGGKKSTLYALADRLERAVVTATVRIPIFDEHVADVVLTPDPVAVLGARLENDDGFESDPPAWPLGLVPERDRSDRYRGYEPDQIDAMADSDVVDHVLVKADGARTRLLKAPNEREPQIPSAADTVLAIASCHAVGQPLDAETVHRPERVAELTGRSAGEAITPTDVAIVLTHPDSGLKRVPEDASFVPVVNMVDDDGDLETARAIGEAILENDGASEGRVSRVVLTSMIREEPLVTVLE; this is encoded by the coding sequence ATGACCGACTCGCTCGTCCAGGCGCTCGAGGCCGATACAGGCGTGACGGCCGTCGTCGGCGCCGGCGGAAAGAAGTCGACGCTCTATGCGCTCGCCGACCGCCTCGAGCGCGCCGTGGTGACGGCGACCGTTCGGATTCCGATCTTCGACGAGCACGTGGCTGACGTGGTGCTCACTCCCGATCCGGTAGCGGTACTCGGGGCAAGACTCGAGAACGACGACGGTTTCGAGAGCGACCCGCCCGCCTGGCCCCTCGGACTGGTCCCCGAGCGAGACAGGAGCGACCGCTATCGAGGATACGAACCGGATCAGATCGACGCGATGGCCGACAGTGACGTCGTCGACCACGTGCTCGTCAAAGCCGACGGCGCCCGAACGCGGCTGTTGAAGGCCCCGAACGAACGCGAACCCCAGATCCCGTCCGCCGCAGACACCGTTCTCGCCATCGCCAGCTGTCACGCCGTCGGGCAGCCCCTCGACGCCGAGACCGTCCACCGGCCCGAGCGTGTGGCCGAACTCACTGGCCGTAGCGCTGGCGAGGCGATCACGCCGACGGACGTCGCGATCGTCCTCACCCATCCCGACAGCGGGTTGAAACGGGTTCCCGAGGACGCGTCCTTCGTTCCGGTCGTAAACATGGTCGACGACGACGGCGACCTCGAGACCGCTCGAGCCATCGGGGAGGCAATTCTCGAGAATGACGGGGCGAGCGAGGGCCGGGTCTCCAGGGTCGTTCTCACGAGTATGATCCGCGAGGAGCCGCTGGTAACCGTCCTCGAGTGA